The following are encoded in a window of Vespula pensylvanica isolate Volc-1 chromosome 2, ASM1446617v1, whole genome shotgun sequence genomic DNA:
- the LOC122626977 gene encoding uncharacterized protein LOC122626977 isoform X6, which translates to MTGSTSSEGLRPQETSPIPTRNTLFSHDSFVEGRDQHHQPRRKMTPLPPSGTPIQLTPLWEHVVRTRRFPSEIDTRLIFVEISERLRDPEWEVRQHALRVLMDVMPTLSGEIVDEVMQPVVPELLNNLGHAAPAVRKGALDALRVYLVHSLDRERIVKNIFRDGFNRRDVQDVFQTNLITGVILSAPSLLFPSSSGSRPSKDIVKYVTFSLASRLTQVAYQEAILKSLMKIRETIGAGEFDDIISGCDGELKKHLEVLCKVYNVKPSKKSQTKISSDRKEVNKLDEVGPTREQIWDSDSDTSGIAEEEDEIVNGQMPPARVVLETEIKFNEETAITMTILEEKATNSEEDEEGEESGTDVRNETEITSERNDTRKKTPRRVHFGGEIVKLRTPDSDDTESVVVASSKTRIPLPVSPATKMPLERSRRRSISQPNSPHFARRNTNRMSRSLSSSPKREIYTHNADLSPKKGILTRTNSPLFVIEPIDRQLDDKRDKRNDKYAEMSTRSGSPKLKNDDDSSRSSLRVNSIEENFDIEKLPDDIKKEKDHRKDKEDSKNVKEDKPLFRSFSVPSIRSIESNYESKDLERIKVLKEQERKKSFSNNVEELSSINNQANLTLYHESANDTKAFSSIFDTKVNNRAVSIESNHENLDDIERSFDVTSKIDEKIKDNVAVGTTSGLKSNERESTNALRKIHSSKTFKRERDSRSPTKIVDSENIVTSRKYNEPEEIRRTKTSHAVENGNLTRAVGDNKKESKSQEPSWEELGLVNRDVLDDLHNKEDWRARVRGLERVASALRTPSALIAIESRLGSLLHAVLGGERSCRVAAAGLAVAKIVVAGVTENALKRKLPQLAWGLARQGGPSAAQLARIAMLRLKPAYLLEQFLQPQCLGARNAKTRENALQLLIFSFVTFPSTEFKVETVAHKVALMVGDRRRRVRQAALDALAVLAQIYEPEEVLRAGKRASASRHDGEAMFSAIRSRLARKSLPLVSADGLVVYGLQISPTVQIATGPDVDWIVAGSGSVSPGTGRSKRQIATAKPDRGNFLRNRNAKKYGSPWTNRQNLFARGIALRPANEKPVVWQILPQNQSRFHTKKNLFWKVHLEKKVRTRDDTFSCSNEVQGLEGRIDDIVNDNDGHPRASRDNQNTNASSKGTSINLNRRETAQINNLDDNGNVRSIAKENLNFQDDRACRPLSQESSAIKLESKIPIFFSRGMTSTKINDQASNLSSGHSYDQVNVKLRKKIVYNSDNKNSVFKARSKNIGLETTYQRRKRLQQDATSPISLLDNQVTNRTSDSGNNTYRPLSCTINSKYTEESQENISDEQNVMSKVVSQEHPPKVLVNKRYSRSSDGHLRFPRTSSVERPHPISEIDQQSKLPTFETSNPVYQRQRQFVTEPSFKTLKTVNTSYARTYQDVENSNEETLVDHTSFGQPRIDRRTNEATSQQRTEPEEISSNARTDDGMFVNSPFRRRIRSLSPSQLYHQEQFVDMAFKDLQGVSMYDIDKAPVNVEECNDRKNKDYYLSETNIYPAQTLNNEELFHEDYERKTRRTRSADSTSSDLSASDSNDRRRNRSTLRSLLEGRDRDESDNNSIGIPISQSENIEKAFDVISDKSQERNSVDSYVLTMKESDASTESTSTSTEDETSKDWSSEEGIKSRNNQTILSKREELVKNDNDSNLNSESSDAVDKAKNKTELRRKSIVTIISDEDILMNELLVSSGESLEINYRIDRRLHDTPTISSPEHSKVIVKSESEFINSMVCNDYLNVFGSPRRDLRSSNLSPIFNKEVNEILRDVKEEVPSVFLDQSVTYQTLETRKPDRLDDAIESATTLLNKTSEYIDNSRNIESKMDWSVSEDIAKENTTNIAFTKIPVPSESFTKLDEIRDKHIENKEAPAILKIEKQPAENTENVRKMSSRVLRSTTKSRNISNKSSMNQHSEKVIDKQKPIVQQCFNQLESKDWEVTIKGLKSLSQLAKQHPEYLDLNIGGTIGRLLGRHIKNLRSQVSRAACIAAGDIFSCQIRGIDQDIDDIVGPLLHRTADTNRFLRADSNAALDRMVESLPPHKTIGIIVYRGANHQNAIVRAATARLLLSIVDRIGAEHAMMLPRDVRDKLLGSGAKLLMDGNLDARNHAKKIFRRLMNCEGFQKALTDAVPETTLRHIDKTLKSL; encoded by the exons ATGACAGGATCGACGAGCTCGGAGGGCCTGCGGCCCCAGGAAACCTCACCTATTCCTACAAGAAACACATTGTTTTCTCACGATTCTTTCGTCGAGGGACGAGATCAGCATCATCAGCCACGTCGGAAAATGACTCCGTTACCACCGAGCGGTACGCCGATACAGCTAACTCCTCTTTGGGAACACGTG GTTCGTACGAGAAGATTTCCATCGGAGATCGATACACGATTGATATTCGTCGAGATATCGGAAAGATTGCGAGATCCAGAATGGGAAGTACGGCAACACGCTCTTCGCGTTCTTATGGACGTGATGCCGACTCTGTCCGGCGAAATCGTGGACGAGGTAATGCAACCGGTGGTACCAGAACTGTTAAATAATTTAGGTCATGCAGCACCAGCCGTTCGTAAGGGCGCCTTGGACGCTTTGAGAGTATACCTCGTACATAGTCTCGACAGAGAAAGGATCGTGAAAAAT ATATTTCGGGATGGTTTTAACCGACGAGACGTTCAGGACGTGTTTCAAACTAATCTGATCACAGGAGTGATCCTCAGTGCACCATCCTTGCTATTCCCATCGTCGAGTGGTTCTCGTCCTAGCAAGGACATCGTCAAATACGTCACCTTCTCTTTGGCCTCTCGTTTGACCCAGGTGGCCTATCAGGAAGCTATTCTAAAGTCATTGATGAAGATTCGCGAGACTATAGGCGCGGGAGAATTCGACGACATCATTTCTGGTTGCGACGGTGAACTGAAAAAACATTTGGAAGTTCTCTGCAAGGTTTACAACGTTAAACCGAGCAAGAAGAGCCAAACGAAGATATCGTCGGATAGGAAGGAAGTTAACAAATTAGACGAGGTTGGGCCTACTCGTGAACAAATTTGGGATAGCGACAGTGATACGTCAGGGATtgccgaagaagaagatgaaattgTTAATGGACAGATGCCACCGGCTCGAGTGGTTTTGGAAACGGAAATAAAGTTCAACGAAGAGACAGCCATCACTATGACcattctcgaagaaaaagcTACGAACAGcgaagaggacgaggaggGCGAAGAAAGTGGCACCGACGTAAGAAACGAAACTGAAATAACGAGCGAACGTAAcgatacaagaaaaaagaccCCTAGACGTGTACATTTTGGTGGTGAAATCGTTAAATTAAGGACACCCGATAGCGACGATACCGAATCGGTTGTCGTAGCTTCCTCGAAAACTAGGATACCCCTTCCAGTCTCGCCAGCCACAAAGATGCCATTGGAACGGTCACGTCGAAGATCTATATCGCAGCCCAACAGTCCTCATTTCGCTAGACGCAATACCAATAGAATGTCCAGATCACTTTCCAGTAGTCctaagagagaaatttatacaCATAATGCTGATCTCAGCCCGAAAAAGGGTATTCTTACGAGAACGAACAGTCCTCTTTTCGTTATCGAGCCGATCGATCGTCAGCTTGATGATAAGAGAGATAAACGTAACGATAAGTACGCAGAAATGTCGACTCGATCGGGATCaccaaaattaaaaaacgacgacgactcgAGTCGATCTTCGCTTCGAGTTAATTCCattgaagaaaatttcgatatcgaaAAGTTGCCCGACGATattaagaaggaaaaggatcaTCGAAAGGATAAGGAAGATTCGAAGAACGTTAAGGAAGATAAACCATTGTTTCGATCGTTCAGCGTTCCATCCATTAGATCGATAGAAAGTAATTACGAATCGAAAGATTTGGAGAGAATAAAAGTTCtcaaagaacaagaaagaaagaaatctttttcgaataatGTCGAAGAACTTTCTTCGATAAACAATCAAGCTAATCTTACCCTATATCACGAAAGTGCTAACGATACGAAAgcattttcatcgatatttgaTACGAAAGTCAATAATAGAGCTGTCTCGATAGAATCGAATCATGAGAATCTCGACGATATTGAACGATCGTTTGACGTTACttcgaaaatcgatgaaaagataaaggatAACGTTGCCGTAGGCACTACGTCAGgattaaaatcgaacgaacgtgaATCGACTAATGCCTTACGAAAGATTCACAGTTCGAAAACTTTCAAACGAGAACGTGATTCACGTTCGCCAACAAAGATTGTTGATTCCGAGAATATAGTGACTTCACGTAAATATAATGAACCTGAGGAAATACGAAGAACTAAAACGAGTCATGCAGTGGAAAACGGAAACTTGACGCGTGCAGTGGGCgacaacaagaaagaaagtaaatcaCAGGAACCAAGTTGGGAAGAATTGGGATTGGTTAATCGTGACGTTTTGGATGACCTACATAACAAG GAGGATTGGCGTGCTCGCGTAAGAGGTCTCGAAAGAGTAGCATCGGCATTACGGACACCCTCAGCTCTAATCGCGATAGAGTCGCGATTAGGATCACTTTTGCATGCTGTACTTGGCGGCGAAAGGAGCTGCCGCGTAGCGGCTGCTGGTTTAGCAGTTGCAAAG ATCGTCGTTGCTGGTGTCACCGAAAATGCGCTAAAACGAAAATTGCCTCAACTCGCTTGGGGCCTGGCAAGACAAGGTGGTCCTAGTGCTGCTCAACTTGCGAGAATTGCTATGCTCAGATTAAAACCTGCTTATCTCTTGGAACAATTTTTGCAACCTCAATGTCTCGGGGCTAGAAATGCTAAG aCGAGAGAGAACGCATTGCAGTTGTTGATCTTCTCTTTCGTCACTTTTCCCAGTACGGAGTTTAAAGTCGAGACGGTGGCACATAAGGTTGCTCTTATGGTGGGTGATCGACGTCGTAGGGTACGACAAGCTGCTCTCGATGCTTTGGCTGTTTTGGCACAGATTTACGAACCCGAG GAGGTTCTACGAGCAGGGAAAAGAGCATCGGCCAGTAGGCACGACGGTGAGGCCATGTTTTCAGCTATAAGATCTCGTCTAGCTAGAAAATCATTGCCTTTGGTCTCTGCCGACGGTTTGGTCGTCTACGGTTTACAAATTTCACCGACCGTTCAAATTGCTACCG GACCTGACGTTGATTGGATCGTAGCCGGAAGTGGTTCGGTTTCACCTGGTACAGGACGTAGCAAACGTCAAATCGCAACGGCCAAACCCGATAGAGGAAATTTTTTGAG AAATAGGAATGCAAAAAAGTATGGCAGTCCATGGACAAACAGACAAAATTTGTTTGCACGTGGTATCGCTTTACGTCCCGCGAACGAGAAACCTGTAGTATGGCAAATATTACCTCAAAATCAg tCGCGGTTtcatacgaagaaaaatctcttttgGAAAGTTCACTTAGAGAAAAAGGTAAGGACGCGG GACGATACTTTCTCCTGCTCAAACGAAGTTCAAGGATTGGAAGGACGAATCGACGATATCGTTAATGACAATG ATGGTCATCCACGTGCGAGTCGAGACAATCAGAATACGAATGCATCGAGCAAGGGAACGtctataaatttaaatcgtCGAGAAACGGCACAAATCAACAATCTCGATGATAATGGGAACGTTAGATCGATCGCGAAAGAAAACTTGAATTTCCAAGATGACCGTGCATGTCGACCATTGTCTCAAGAAAGTTCTGCCATTAAACTGGAATCCAAAATTccgatatttttctctcgaggAATGACCAGTACAAAGATAAACGATCAAGCTTCTAATCTTTCGTCCGGTCATAGTTATGATCAAGTAAACGttaagttaagaaaaaagatagtttACAATTCGGATAACAAAAATAGCGTTTTTAAAGCGCGGAGTAAAAATATAgg ATTAGAGACGACGTATCAACGACGAAAACGTCTTCAACAAGATGCCACTTCTCCTATTAGTTTATTGGATAACCAAGTAACGAATCGAACTTCTGATTCGGGTAATAATACCTATCGACCTTTATCGTGTACAATAAATTCCAAGTATACCGAGGAGAGTCAAGAAAACATATCGGACGAACAAAATGTTATGTCGAAAGTCGTTTCTCAAGAGCATCCTCCTAAAGTATTAGTCAACAAAAGATATTCAAGAAGTTCTGATGGTCATTTAAGATTTCCAAGGACGAGTTCCGTGGAACGTCCACATCCAATATCTGAAATTGATCAACAATCAAAATTACCAACTTTTGAAAC aTCGAATCCCGTTTATCAACGACAAAGACAATTCGTTACAGAACCGtcatttaaaacattaaaaacagTTAACACTTCGTATGCTCGTACTTATCAAGATGtagaaaattcaaatgaaGAGACATTAGTTGATCATACTTCGTTTGGACAG CCAAGAATAGATCGGAGAACTAACGAGGCAACGAGCCAACAACGTACTGAGCCCGAAGAAATATCATCGAACGCACGAACGGATGATGGTATGTTTGTAAACAGTCCTTTTAGAAGGCGAATACGTTCGTTATCACCGTCACAACTTTATCATCAAGAACAATTCGTCGATATGGCTTTCAAAGATTTGCAAGGAGTTTCCATGTACGATAT AGACAAAGCACCTGTGAACGTAGAGGAATGCaacgatagaaagaataaggattattatttatcagaaACTAACATTTATCCTGCTCAAACTTTAAACAATGAAGAATTATTTCATGAAG attacgaaagaaaaacaagaaggacAAGAAGTGCGGATAGTACATCGTCGGATCTATCAGCGAGTGATTCGAACGACAGAAGAAGAAACCGATCTACATTGCGATCTCTTTTGGAAGGTCGCGATCGAGATGAGAGTGATAATAATAGCATTGGTATTCCGATTTCGCAAAGTGAAAACATCGAGAAAGCTTTCGACGTTATTTCTGATAAATCTCAAGAAAGGAACAGCGTCGATTCTTACGTC TTAACGATGAAAGAATCAGATGCTTCCACCGAATCAACAAGTACTTCAACGGAGGATGAAACCTCGAAGGATTGGAGTAGCGAAGAAGGAATCAAATCGAGAAATAATCAAACGATTTTATCCAAACGAGAGGAATTAGTTAAAAACGATAATGATTCGAATTTAAACAGCGAAAGTTCTGATGCAGTTgacaaagcaaaaaataaaacagaattacgtagaaaatcgatcgttaccATTATTTCGGACGAGGACATTCTTATGAACGAATTATTAGTGTCCTCGGGTGAATCgttggaaattaattatagaattGATAGGAGATTGCACGATACTCCGACGATTTCATCACCCGAACATTCCAAAGTTATAGTCAAATCTGAATcagaatttattaattcaatggTTTGTAATGATTATTTGAACGTATTTGGTTCACCGAGACGAGATCTTCGAAGTTCAAATTTATCACCG ATTTTCAACAAGGAAGTTAATGAAATATTGCGAGATGTGAAGGAAGAAGTTCCTTCCGTGTTTCTCGATCAATCTGTGACTTATCAAACTTTAGAAACAAGAAAGCCTGACAGATTAGACGACGCCATCGAGTCAGCAACAACTTTGTTAAACAAAACTTcagaatatatcgataattctAGAAACATTGAATCCAAAATGGATTGGTCTGTTTCGGAAGATATTGCTAAAGAAAATACTACAAATATTGCGTTTACTAAGATACCTGTCCCTTCAGAAAGTTTCACAAAATTAGACGAAATTAGAGATAAACATATAGAGAATAAGGAGGCGCCTGCGATTCTAAAGATCGAA AAACAACCTGCAGAAAATACAGAAAACGTTAGAAAGATGTCATCTAGGGTACTTCGTAGTACAACGAAATCCAGAaacatttctaataaatcaaGCATGAATCAACATTCGGAAAAAGTAATAGATAAACAGAAACCTATCGTACAGCAGTGTTTCAATCAACTCGAGAGTAAAGACTG gGAAGTAACGATAAAAGGACTTAAATCTTTATCTCAATTGGCTAAACAACATCCTGAATATTTGGATCTTAATATCGGTGGTACGATAGGTCGATTATTAGGTCGTCACATTAAAAATCTTCGTTCGCAAGTATCACGTGCTGCTTGTATAGCTGCAGGCGATATTTTTAGTTGTCAAATTCGTGGTATAGATCAg GATATCGATGATATCGTTGGACCGTTGCTTCATAGAACAGCAGATACGAATCGTTTTCTACGCGCTGATAGTAATGCAGCGTTAGATCGAATGGTCGAATCGCTTCCTCCACATAAAACTATCGGTATTATTGTATATCGTGGTGCAAA tCATCAAAATGCAATTGTAAGAGCAGCCACAgcgagattattattatcgatcgtagaTCGTATTGGAGCTGAACACGCTATGATGTTACCTCGTGATGTTAGAGATAAATTGCTTGGTTCAGGAGCTAAATTATTGATGGACGGAAATTTAGATGCAAG aaatcacGCAAAGAAGATTTTCCGACGATTAATGAATTGTGAGGGTTTTCAAAAAGCTTTGACCGACGCCGTACCAGAAACAACCTTGAGGCATATCGATAAAACTTTGAAATCGCTTTAG